In the genome of Trichoplusia ni isolate ovarian cell line Hi5 chromosome 27, tn1, whole genome shotgun sequence, one region contains:
- the LOC113505899 gene encoding serine protease 44-like: MLGPKLHCGGAIITDTHILTAGHCITFGVHYRDLTVYVGMHDRLDTSYVTMHVENGIKHPHFTSNAVRDINDIAVLTLDKSLKFSEKVRPICLPDESMDFRNLQLTVAGWGKTRQGALTSSRYLLETKVEIVDSDKCKKSAIYRDNLVSDTMMCAYSLGKDACQGDSGGPLFSTHRRSYNKKWYQVGIVSWGIDCAMPDYPECGKPADTVVSLRIVGGRRAEPHSFPWTVAILKNDRMHCGGAMITNKHVLSAGHCFKWDNFKVMEVLIGLDNMDDLKNVEKRNISNVVIHEAFTSTAVRDENDIAIATLNVPVQFSDTIVPICLPEPGEDFTNRVGTIVGWGRVGVEKSSSKVLLKASLRILSDPDCMNSQLAQHLKPTMMCAFSKGKDGCQGDSGGPLLVFQPEGKYVQAGVVSWGIGCADPRYPGVYTKVSNYIDWIAQHSADGIRCN; this comes from the exons ATGCTGGGGCCCAAGCTGCACTGCGGCGGAGCGATTATCACTGACACCCACATCCTCACCGCGGGACATTGCATTACTTTCGG CGTCCATTACCGTGACTTAACCGTGTACGTGGGCATGCACGACCGCCTGGACACGTCATACGTCACGATGCACGTTGAAAACGGCATCAAGCACCCCCATTTCACATCCAACGCAGTCCGGGACATCAATGATATAGCCGTACTCACCCTCGACAAGAGCTTAAAGTTTTCAGAGAAAGTTCGTCCAATATGTTTGCCGGACGAaa GTATGGACTTCAGAAATTTGCAACTGACAGTGGCTGGATGGGGAAAAACAAGGCAAGGTGCTTTGACGTCGTCAAGATACTTGCTTGAAACAAAAGTTGAAATTGTAGACAGCGACAAATGCAAGAAATCTGCGATATACAGAGACAATCTGGTCAGTGACACGATGATGTGTGCCTACAGCCTGGGAAAAGATGCTTGCCAG GGTGACAGTGGAGGTCCACTGTTTTCTACTCATCGACGATCGTACAATAAGAAATGGTATCAAGTTG GTATCGTGTCCTGGGGTATTGATTGCGCTATGCCAGATTATCCAG AATGCGGCAAGCCAGCGGATACTGTGGTCTCTCTCAGGATAGTAGGAGGAAGACGAGCTGAACCTCATTCGTTCCCGTGGACGGTAGCCATCTTGAAAAATGATCGTATGCACTGCGGGGGCGCTATGATCACCAATAAGCATGTTCTTAGCGCCGGACATTGTTTTAAAtg GGACAACTTCAAAGTTATGGAAGTTCTCATAGGATTGGACAATATGGATGATTTGAAGAATGTTGAAAAACGTAATATATCGAATGTTGTTATACACGAAGCGTTTACTTCGACTGCGGTTCGAGATGAAAATGATATTGCCATTGCAACACTCAATGTACCGGTCCAATTTAGTGATACTATTGTGCCAATATGTTTGCCGGAACCCG gcGAAGATTTTACAAATAGAGTAGGAACTATAGTTGGATGGGGGCGTGTTGGAGTAGAGAAATCTTCTTCAAAGGTTCTGTTGAAGGCTAGTCTGCGGATCTTGTCAGATCCAGACTGTATGAACTCGCAACTCGCTCAGCATTTAAAACCGACAATGATGTGCGCTTTCTCCAAAGGAAAGGACGGCTGTCAG GGCGACAGTGGTGGACCGTTATTAGTTTTCCAACCGGAGGGAAAATATGTTCAAGCAG GTGTTGTGTCTTGGGGCATCGGGTGTGCGGATCCCAGGTATCCTG